From the Octopus sinensis linkage group LG28, ASM634580v1, whole genome shotgun sequence genome, one window contains:
- the LOC115225611 gene encoding zinc finger protein 436-like isoform X2 produces the protein MSEELGKSSYDCDICKESFLEESKFNQHKRIHTGDKPYHCDICGRSFSRAHSLAIHKRIHTGDKPYHCDICGESCSDGSSLTKHKRIHTGEKPYHCNICGKSFTVSSHLTQHTRIHTGEKPYHCDICGKSFSVSSSLTKHKRIHTGEEPYRCDICGESFSQKHHSIKHKCIRCEVDP, from the exons ATGTCTGAAGAATTAGgaaaatcatcatatgactgtgacatctgcaaagagtcattcttagaagaaagtaaattcaatcaacacaaa cgtattcatacaggagacaaaccatatcactgtgatatctgcggtagaTCATTCTCTCGTGCTCATAGCTTAGCtattcacaagcgtattcatacaggggacaaaccataccactgtgatatctgtggtgagtcATGCTCTGATGGCAGTAgcttaactaaacataaacgtattcatacaggagagaaaccatatcactgtaatatctgtggtaaatcattcactgttaGCAGTCACTTAACTCAacatacacgtattcatacaggggagaaaccataccactgtgatatctgtggtaaatcattctctgttagcAGTAGCTTAAccaaacacaagcgtattcatacaggtgaggaaccatatcgctgtgacatatgtggtgaatcattctcacaaaaacaTCACTCAATTAAACACAAGTGTATTCGTTGTGAAGTTGATCCATAA
- the LOC118768374 gene encoding zinc finger protein 345-like has protein sequence MSEELGKSSYDCDICKESFLEESKFNQHKQIHTEEAPYHCSICGKSFLSNSHLTQHIRIHTGEKPHHCDICGKSFSVSSSLTKHKRLHTGEKPYRCDICGKSFSNDSNLTTHRQVHGGEKPYHCDICGKSFSVGGSLTRHKYIHTGEKPYHCDICGKSFSESRSLTRHKRTHTGEKPYHCDICGKSFPDGCNLTSHKCIHTGEEPYH, from the exons atgtcggaagaattaggaaaatcatcatatgactgtgacatctgcaaagagtcattcttagaagaaagtaaattcaatcaacacaaacaaattcatacagAGGAAGCACCATATCACTgtagtatctgtggtaaatcattcttaagTAACAGTCACTTAACacaacacatacgtattcatacag gtgagaaaccacaccactgtgatatctgtggtaaatcattctctgtttccagtagcttaactaaacacaaacgtcttcatacaggcgagaaaccatatcgctgtgatatctgtggtaaatcattctctaatgaCAGTAATTTAACTACTCACAGACAGGTTCATggaggggagaaaccatatcactgtgatatctgtggtaaatcattctctgttggcGGTAGCTTAAcgagacacaaatatattcatactggagagaaaccatat cactgtgatatctgtggtaaatcattctctgagagCCGTAGCTTAACtcgacacaaacgtactcatacaggggagaaaccatatcactgtgatatctgtggtaaatcatttcccGATGGTTGTAACTTAACTTCTCACAagtgtattcatacaggtgaggaaCCGTATCACTGA
- the LOC115225610 gene encoding zinc finger protein 3-like, whose amino-acid sequence MYKMSFLEKRKSSEHQEIHTSQDPYRCDICGKSFSVSGSLTKHKRIHTGEKPYHCDICGKSLSDRSGLIQHKRTHTGEKPYHCDICGKSFSFGSSLTKHKRVHTGEKPYHCNICGKSFSDGTNLTQHKRFHTGKKPYHCNICGKSFYQEFNLTTHRRVHGGEKPYPCMEPYHCDICGKSFPDLASHKCIHTGEEPYH is encoded by the exons aTGTACAAAATGTCATTTTTAGAAAAACGTAAATCCAGTGAACACCAAGAAATTCATACAAGTCAAGacccatatcgctgtgatatctgtggtaaatcattctctgttagcGGTAGCTTAAcgaaacacaaacgcattcatactggagagaaaccatatcactgtgatatctgtggtaaatcattgtctGACAGGAGTGGCTTAAttcaacacaaacgtactcatacaggtgagaaaccataccactgtgatatctgtggtaaatcattctcttttggCAGTAGCTTAACgaaacacaaacgtgttcatactggagagaaaccatatcactgtaatatctgtggtaaatcattctctgatggcaCTAACTTAACCCAACACAAGCGGTTTCATACAGggaagaaaccatatcactgtaatatctgtggtaaatcattctatcaaGAATTtaacttaactactcacagaCGGGTTCATggaggggagaaaccatatccct GTATGGAACCGTATCActgcgatatttgtggtaaatcattcccagACTTAGCTTCTCACAagtgtattcatacaggtgaggaaCCATATCactga
- the LOC115225611 gene encoding zinc finger protein 723-like isoform X1: protein MSEELGKSSYDCDICKESFLEESKFNQHKQIHKGEAPYHCDICGKSFSVRSSLTKHKRIHTGEKPYHCDICGKSFSRAHSLAIHKRIHTGDKPYHCDICGESCSDGSSLTKHKRIHTGEKPYHCNICGKSFTVSSHLTQHTRIHTGEKPYHCDICGKSFSVSSSLTKHKRIHTGEEPYRCDICGESFSQKHHSIKHKCIRCEVDP, encoded by the exons ATGTCTGAAGAATTAGgaaaatcatcatatgactgtgacatctgcaaagagtcattcttagaagaaagtaaattcaatcaacacaaacaaattcataaaggggaagcaccatatcactgtgatatctgtggtaaatcattctctgttcgCAGTAGCTTAAccaaacacaagcgtattcatacaggtgagaaaccatatcactgtgatatctgtggtaa aTCATTCTCTCGTGCTCATAGCTTAGCtattcacaagcgtattcatacaggggacaaaccataccactgtgatatctgtggtgagtcATGCTCTGATGGCAGTAgcttaactaaacataaacgtattcatacaggagagaaaccatatcactgtaatatctgtggtaaatcattcactgttaGCAGTCACTTAACTCAacatacacgtattcatacaggggagaaaccataccactgtgatatctgtggtaaatcattctctgttagcAGTAGCTTAAccaaacacaagcgtattcatacaggtgaggaaccatatcgctgtgacatatgtggtgaatcattctcacaaaaacaTCACTCAATTAAACACAAGTGTATTCGTTGTGAAGTTGATCCATAA